The following are encoded in a window of Streptomyces sp. SAT1 genomic DNA:
- a CDS encoding S1C family serine protease produces the protein MTESIRRSGEYEYSQGDAQTPTASFAQPADPHRSAASSASPVNPVSPVNPEWPPPPAYAPATPPAYATGGHGGHDGYGGQGHGGHDGGTALLPTAPAGPPPAPRKRAKGPLALLAAVAIAAAAVGGGTAYAFQQLTGKDTVAAGTTSTNVVPSSQRGSIAAIAKAVSPSVVEITATLSNGTSTGSGVIISSGGEIVTNNHVIAGASTIKARTSNGDTYTAQVVGTDSSKDLALIKLAGASGLKPAALGDSSAVAVGDQVVAIGSPEGLTGTVTSGIVSSLNRDVTVSTDESQGQGQGQGQGDGQWPFEFGGRHFNGDTGSSTTTYKAIQTDASLNPGNSGGALIDAAGNIIGINSAMYSAATSGSGDSSSAGSVGLGFAIPIDTVKADLAKLRSGAQN, from the coding sequence ATGACCGAGAGCATCCGCCGCAGCGGCGAGTACGAGTACTCCCAGGGTGACGCACAGACCCCGACCGCCTCCTTCGCGCAGCCGGCGGACCCGCACCGGTCCGCCGCCTCCTCCGCGAGCCCGGTGAACCCGGTGAGCCCGGTGAACCCGGAGTGGCCGCCCCCGCCGGCGTACGCCCCGGCCACTCCCCCGGCGTACGCCACCGGCGGCCACGGCGGTCATGACGGCTACGGCGGCCAGGGCCACGGCGGCCATGACGGCGGCACCGCTCTCCTGCCCACCGCCCCGGCCGGTCCCCCGCCCGCCCCCCGCAAGCGCGCCAAGGGACCGCTCGCGCTGCTCGCCGCCGTGGCGATCGCGGCGGCGGCGGTCGGCGGCGGCACCGCCTACGCCTTCCAGCAGCTGACCGGCAAGGACACGGTCGCCGCCGGGACCACCAGCACCAACGTGGTGCCCTCCAGCCAGCGCGGCAGCATCGCCGCGATCGCCAAGGCGGTCAGCCCCAGCGTCGTGGAGATCACCGCGACACTCAGCAACGGGACCTCCACCGGTTCCGGTGTGATCATCAGCAGCGGCGGCGAGATCGTCACCAACAACCACGTGATAGCGGGCGCCTCCACGATCAAGGCGCGGACCAGCAACGGCGACACGTACACCGCGCAGGTCGTCGGCACCGACAGCTCCAAGGACCTCGCCCTGATCAAGCTGGCGGGCGCCTCCGGGCTGAAGCCCGCCGCGCTGGGCGACTCCAGCGCCGTGGCGGTCGGCGACCAGGTCGTCGCGATCGGCTCCCCCGAGGGCCTGACCGGCACCGTCACCAGCGGCATCGTCTCCTCGCTCAACCGCGACGTGACCGTGTCCACCGACGAGAGCCAGGGGCAGGGCCAGGGGCAGGGGCAGGGCGACGGCCAGTGGCCGTTCGAGTTCGGCGGCCGGCACTTCAACGGCGACACCGGCTCCTCCACCACCACCTACAAGGCCATCCAGACCGACGCGTCCCTGAACCCGGGCAACTCCGGCGGCGCGCTGATCGACGCGGCAGGCAACATCATCGGCATCAACTCGGCGATGTACTCGGCGGCAACGTCCGGTTCGGGTGACTCCTCCAGCGCCGGCAGCGTCGGACTCGGCTTCGCCATCCCGATCGACACCGTCAAGGCCGACCTGGCCAAGCTGCGCTCCGGCGCCCAGAACTGA
- a CDS encoding LacI family DNA-binding transcriptional regulator: protein MAKVTRDDVARLAGTSTAVVSYVINNGPRPVAPATRERVLAAIKELGYRPDRVAQAMASRRTDLIGLIVPDARQPFFGEMAHAVEWAAAERGKMVLVGNSDYVAEREVHYLRAFLGMRVSGLILVSHALNDLAAAEIDAWDARVVLLHERPEAIDDVAVVTDDLGGAQLAVRHLLEHGYEYVACMGGTADTPAVGDPVSDHVEGWRRAMAEAGLSTEGRLFEAPYNRYDAYRVGLEVLAGPDRPPAVFCSTDDQAIGLLRAARELRIEVPGELAVAGFDDIKEAALADPPLTTVASDRSAMARAAVDLVLDDGVRVTGSRRERLRVFPSRLVVRASCGCG from the coding sequence GTGGCCAAGGTGACTCGGGACGACGTGGCGAGACTGGCGGGGACTTCCACCGCCGTGGTCAGCTATGTGATCAACAACGGACCCCGGCCGGTCGCCCCGGCCACGCGCGAGCGCGTCCTCGCCGCGATCAAGGAGCTGGGGTACCGGCCCGACCGGGTCGCCCAGGCGATGGCCTCGCGGCGCACGGACCTGATAGGTCTGATCGTCCCGGACGCCCGCCAGCCCTTCTTCGGGGAGATGGCGCACGCGGTCGAGTGGGCGGCGGCCGAGCGCGGGAAAATGGTCCTCGTCGGCAACTCCGACTACGTGGCCGAGCGCGAGGTCCACTATCTGCGGGCCTTCCTCGGGATGCGCGTCTCGGGCCTCATCCTCGTCTCGCACGCGCTGAACGACCTGGCCGCCGCCGAGATCGACGCCTGGGACGCCCGCGTGGTGCTGCTGCACGAGCGGCCCGAGGCCATCGACGACGTGGCCGTGGTCACCGACGACCTGGGCGGCGCCCAGCTCGCCGTACGCCACCTGCTGGAACACGGCTACGAGTACGTCGCCTGCATGGGCGGCACCGCGGACACGCCCGCCGTGGGCGACCCGGTCTCCGACCACGTCGAGGGCTGGCGGCGCGCGATGGCCGAGGCCGGGCTGTCCACCGAGGGACGGCTGTTCGAGGCGCCGTACAACCGCTACGACGCCTACCGGGTCGGCCTGGAGGTCCTGGCCGGACCGGACCGGCCGCCGGCGGTCTTCTGCTCCACCGACGACCAGGCGATCGGCCTGCTGCGGGCCGCCCGCGAGCTGCGGATCGAGGTCCCCGGCGAGCTGGCCGTGGCCGGGTTCGACGACATCAAGGAGGCGGCGCTCGCGGACCCGCCGCTGACGACGGTCGCCTCCGACCGCTCCGCGATGGCCCGCGCGGCCGTGGACCTGGTCCTGGACGACGGGGTGCGGGTCACCGGTTCGCGGCGCGAGCGGCTGCGGGTGTTCCCCTCCCGGCTGGTGGTGCGCGCCTCCTGCGGCTGCGGCTGA
- a CDS encoding LmeA family phospholipid-binding protein — MRALRILLIVVVVLGVLFTVADRVAVHFAEQQVADKLRETEHLPSSPDVSIKGFPFLTQVAGGKLDDVEVGIEHYEADGGERGQKIRIDDLKADMRGVEFSGDYSSATAADATGTATIAYAELLKTAGAESTQVLPGVTTRVVGLADGGNGKIKVTVKVSALPAPIQVLSSVSVENNKVRVKADGLPDLAGLALAEGRMRSVTDFQQAIDQLPGGIRLASVRAAKNGVEITVKGSKVKLAG, encoded by the coding sequence ATGCGCGCGCTGCGAATACTGCTGATCGTCGTCGTGGTCCTCGGCGTGCTCTTCACGGTGGCCGACCGGGTGGCCGTGCACTTCGCCGAGCAGCAGGTCGCGGACAAGCTGCGGGAGACGGAGCACCTGCCGAGCAGCCCGGACGTGTCCATCAAGGGCTTCCCGTTCCTGACCCAGGTGGCGGGCGGGAAGCTGGACGACGTCGAGGTCGGCATCGAGCACTACGAGGCGGACGGCGGCGAGCGGGGGCAGAAGATCCGGATCGACGACCTGAAGGCCGACATGAGGGGCGTGGAGTTCTCCGGGGACTACAGCTCCGCCACGGCCGCCGACGCGACCGGCACCGCGACCATCGCCTACGCCGAGCTGCTGAAGACCGCCGGGGCCGAGTCCACCCAGGTGCTGCCGGGGGTGACCACCCGGGTGGTGGGCCTCGCCGACGGCGGCAACGGCAAGATCAAGGTGACGGTGAAGGTGTCCGCGCTGCCCGCCCCGATCCAGGTGCTCAGCTCCGTCAGCGTCGAGAACAACAAGGTGCGCGTCAAGGCCGACGGCCTGCCGGACCTGGCCGGTCTCGCGCTGGCCGAGGGCCGGATGCGGTCGGTCACCGACTTCCAGCAGGCCATCGACCAGCTCCCCGGCGGCATCCGGCTCGCCTCGGTGCGGGCCGCGAAGAACGGCGTCGAGATCACGGTGAAGGGCTCGAAGGTCAAGCTGGCCGGATAG
- a CDS encoding Ms5788A family Cys-rich leader peptide has product MKRQADLTKRRAVDLCRVAAMLCRPF; this is encoded by the coding sequence ATGAAGCGACAGGCGGATCTCACCAAGCGGCGGGCAGTGGACCTGTGCCGCGTTGCCGCCATGCTCTGTCGCCCCTTCTGA
- a CDS encoding DUF3099 domain-containing protein, whose translation MYARRRHAYFAMMGTCIGLFVLAWGVVRIWSVPAAVGMCLFAMVIPPVAAMVANRRGPEDRWWDDPSGDPKSDEWWDELDGKKRH comes from the coding sequence ATGTACGCACGCCGTCGTCACGCGTATTTCGCCATGATGGGCACCTGCATCGGGCTGTTCGTCCTGGCCTGGGGAGTCGTGCGCATCTGGTCCGTGCCGGCCGCCGTCGGCATGTGCCTGTTCGCCATGGTCATCCCGCCGGTCGCCGCCATGGTCGCCAACCGGCGCGGCCCCGAGGACCGCTGGTGGGACGACCCGTCCGGCGACCCGAAGTCCGACGAGTGGTGGGACGAGCTGGACGGCAAGAAACGCCACTGA
- a CDS encoding DsrE family protein, producing MAKKLVIKVTAGADAPERCSQAFTVASVAVASGVDVSLWLTGESSWFALPGRAAEFELPHAAPLPDLIDAILAAGRITLCTQCAARRDITERDVIEGVRIAGAQVFVQEALGDGTQALVY from the coding sequence ATGGCGAAGAAGCTCGTGATCAAGGTGACGGCCGGGGCGGACGCCCCCGAGCGGTGCTCGCAGGCGTTCACGGTCGCGTCGGTGGCCGTGGCCAGCGGGGTGGACGTGTCGCTGTGGCTGACCGGGGAGTCGTCGTGGTTCGCGCTGCCGGGGCGGGCGGCCGAGTTCGAGCTGCCGCACGCGGCGCCGCTGCCCGATCTGATCGACGCGATCCTCGCGGCGGGGCGGATCACGCTGTGCACGCAGTGCGCGGCCCGCCGGGACATCACCGAGCGGGACGTGATCGAGGGCGTGCGGATCGCCGGGGCGCAGGTCTTCGTGCAGGAGGCGCTGGGGGACGGGACGCAGGCGCTCGTCTACTGA
- a CDS encoding response regulator transcription factor: MSPADGDRDDRDRVSQRILIVDDEPAVREALQRSLAFEGYGTEVAVDGADALEKAGAYRPDLVVLDIQMPRMDGLTAARRIRAAGDTTPILMLTARDTVGDRVTGLDAGADDYLVKPFELDELFARIRALLRRSSYAAAVDASVDEGDVLAFADLRMDLATREVTRGGRQVELTRTEFTLLEMFMAHPRQVLTREQILKAVWGFDFEPSSNSLDVYVMYLRRKTEAGGEPRLVHTVRGVGYVLRQGGAE; encoded by the coding sequence ATGAGTCCCGCCGACGGCGACCGCGACGACCGCGACCGAGTCTCCCAGCGCATCCTGATCGTCGACGACGAACCCGCGGTGCGCGAGGCGCTCCAGCGCAGTCTCGCCTTCGAGGGGTACGGCACCGAGGTGGCCGTGGACGGCGCCGACGCCCTGGAGAAGGCCGGCGCGTACCGGCCCGACCTGGTCGTCCTCGACATCCAGATGCCCCGTATGGACGGCCTGACCGCCGCCCGCCGGATCCGCGCCGCGGGCGACACCACCCCGATCCTCATGCTGACGGCCCGCGACACGGTCGGCGACCGGGTCACCGGCCTGGACGCCGGGGCCGACGACTACCTGGTCAAGCCCTTCGAGCTGGACGAGCTGTTCGCCCGGATCCGCGCGCTGCTGCGCCGCAGTTCGTACGCGGCGGCCGTGGACGCCTCCGTCGACGAGGGCGACGTGCTCGCCTTCGCCGATCTGCGCATGGACCTGGCGACCCGTGAGGTGACGCGCGGCGGGCGCCAGGTGGAGCTGACCCGCACCGAGTTCACCCTCCTGGAGATGTTCATGGCCCATCCGCGCCAGGTGCTCACCCGTGAGCAGATCCTGAAGGCGGTCTGGGGCTTCGACTTCGAACCCTCCTCCAACTCGCTCGACGTCTACGTCATGTACCTGCGCCGCAAGACCGAGGCGGGCGGTGAGCCGCGCCTGGTGCACACGGTGCGCGGGGTCGGCTACGTCCTGCGGCAGGGCGGCGCGGAGTGA
- a CDS encoding MoaD/ThiS family protein produces MAKVTVRYWAAAKSAAGVAEEPYEAQTLAGALDAVRERHPGELSRVLRRCSFLIDGDPVGTRDHETVRLTEGGTVEVLPPFAGG; encoded by the coding sequence ATGGCAAAGGTCACGGTGCGCTACTGGGCCGCGGCGAAGTCCGCGGCCGGGGTCGCCGAGGAGCCGTACGAGGCGCAGACGCTCGCCGGTGCGCTCGACGCGGTGCGCGAGCGGCACCCCGGCGAGCTGTCCCGCGTCCTGCGGCGCTGCTCGTTCCTCATCGACGGTGACCCCGTGGGGACGCGCGACCATGAGACGGTACGGCTGACCGAGGGCGGCACGGTCGAGGTGCTCCCGCCGTTCGCAGGAGGGTGA
- a CDS encoding alpha/beta hydrolase, with translation MSGDTAGHVARPTIVPDSETPPRTQVRRFLRAADGVAVDALYEPGAAGRTRRDPAGEPVTAGAARAAETAETAEAAEADVPSGAAAPRPVFVIAHGFTGDLDRPHVRRIAQVFGEHGAVVTFSFRGHGASGGRSTVGDREVLDLAAAVAWARGLGHARVVTVGFSMGGSVVLRHAALHGPEDGGARGRAAEHTDAVVSVSAPARWYYRGTAPMRRLHWLVMRPEGRLVGRYGFRTRIHHRAWDPVPLSPVEAAARIAPVPLLIVHGDQDAYFPLDHPRMLAAAAGDHGELWVEPGMGHAENAAPGPLLHRIARWAVARAG, from the coding sequence ATGAGCGGGGATACGGCAGGTCATGTGGCGCGTCCGACGATCGTCCCGGACTCCGAGACGCCGCCCCGTACGCAGGTCAGAAGGTTTCTGCGGGCGGCTGACGGGGTGGCGGTCGACGCGCTGTACGAGCCGGGCGCCGCCGGACGGACCCGCCGGGACCCAGCCGGAGAGCCTGTGACGGCCGGGGCGGCCAGGGCGGCTGAGACCGCTGAGACCGCTGAGGCGGCTGAGGCGGACGTGCCGTCCGGTGCCGCGGCCCCGCGCCCGGTTTTCGTGATCGCACATGGTTTCACCGGTGACCTGGATCGCCCGCACGTGCGTCGTATCGCGCAGGTGTTCGGTGAGCATGGAGCCGTGGTCACCTTCTCCTTCCGCGGTCACGGCGCCTCCGGCGGCCGTTCGACGGTCGGCGACCGGGAGGTGCTGGACCTCGCCGCGGCGGTGGCCTGGGCGCGCGGTCTCGGGCACGCGCGCGTGGTCACCGTAGGCTTCTCCATGGGCGGCTCGGTGGTGCTGCGGCACGCGGCGCTGCACGGCCCGGAGGACGGCGGCGCCCGGGGGCGCGCGGCGGAGCACACCGACGCCGTGGTCTCCGTGAGCGCCCCGGCGCGCTGGTACTACCGGGGCACGGCCCCCATGCGTCGGCTGCACTGGCTGGTCATGCGCCCCGAGGGACGCCTGGTGGGCCGCTACGGCTTCCGTACCCGGATCCACCACCGCGCCTGGGACCCCGTCCCGCTCTCCCCGGTGGAGGCGGCGGCGCGCATCGCTCCCGTACCGCTGCTGATCGTGCACGGCGACCAGGACGCCTACTTCCCCCTCGACCACCCCCGGATGCTGGCCGCGGCGGCCGGTGACCACGGCGAACTCTGGGTCGAGCCGGGCATGGGCCACGCCGAGAACGCCGCCCCCGGGCCCCTGCTGCACCGCATCGCGCGCTGGGCCGTCGCACGGGCGGGCTAG
- a CDS encoding DUF1416 domain-containing protein, giving the protein MCGAKAGGPDASTIKPGETTIQGQVTRDGEPVTGYVRLLDSTGEFTAEVPTSATGQFRFYAAEGTWTVRALVPGGTADRTVVAQQGGLAEVAIAV; this is encoded by the coding sequence ATGTGTGGAGCGAAGGCCGGCGGCCCCGACGCCTCGACGATCAAGCCCGGTGAGACGACGATCCAGGGGCAGGTGACCCGCGACGGCGAGCCGGTGACGGGCTACGTGCGCCTGCTCGACTCGACCGGTGAGTTCACCGCGGAGGTGCCGACCTCCGCCACCGGCCAGTTCCGGTTCTACGCGGCCGAGGGCACCTGGACCGTGCGCGCCCTCGTTCCCGGCGGCACCGCCGACCGTACGGTCGTGGCGCAGCAGGGCGGCCTCGCGGAGGTCGCGATCGCGGTCTGA
- a CDS encoding response regulator transcription factor: MSSLLLLTNALQPSTEVLPALGLLLHQVRVAPAEGPALVDTPGADVVLVDGRRELPQVRSLCQLLRSTGPGCPLVLVVTEGGLAAVTADWGIDDVLLDTAGPAEVEARLRLALGRRQLVDDDSPTEIRNGDLSVDEATYSAKLKGRVLDLTFKEFELLKYLAQHPGRVFTRAQLLQEVWGYDYFGGTRTVDVHVRRLRAKLGPEHESLIGTVRNVGYRFVTPEKPEKRAEKRPENAANTAKAQPEDAEGAGNQGKPVRAEA; encoded by the coding sequence ATGAGTTCACTGCTGCTCCTGACCAACGCCCTCCAGCCGTCCACCGAGGTGCTCCCCGCCCTCGGTCTGCTGCTGCACCAGGTGCGGGTGGCTCCGGCCGAGGGCCCCGCGCTCGTCGACACGCCGGGCGCCGACGTCGTCCTGGTCGACGGGCGGCGCGAGCTGCCCCAGGTGCGCAGCCTGTGCCAGCTGCTGCGCTCCACCGGACCGGGCTGCCCGCTGGTCCTCGTCGTGACGGAGGGCGGTCTCGCGGCGGTCACCGCCGACTGGGGCATCGACGACGTCCTGCTCGACACCGCGGGTCCCGCCGAGGTGGAGGCCCGGCTGCGGCTCGCGCTGGGCCGCAGGCAGCTCGTCGACGACGACTCGCCGACGGAGATCCGCAACGGCGACCTGTCCGTGGACGAGGCCACCTACAGCGCCAAGCTCAAGGGCCGGGTGCTGGACCTCACCTTCAAGGAGTTCGAGCTGCTGAAGTACCTGGCGCAGCACCCGGGCCGCGTCTTCACCCGCGCCCAGCTCCTCCAGGAGGTCTGGGGCTACGACTACTTCGGCGGCACCCGGACGGTCGACGTCCACGTACGGCGGCTGCGCGCCAAGCTCGGACCCGAGCACGAGTCGCTGATCGGCACCGTACGGAACGTCGGCTACCGCTTCGTCACCCCGGAGAAGCCGGAGAAGAGGGCGGAGAAGCGGCCGGAGAACGCGGCGAACACGGCGAAGGCGCAGCCGGAGGACGCCGAGGGCGCGGGGAATCAGGGGAAACCGGTCCGCGCCGAGGCGTGA
- a CDS encoding sulfurtransferase, with the protein MSRSDVLVDADWVQEHLDDPNIALVEVDEDTSAYEKNHIKNAIRIDWTKDLQDPVRRDFVDQEGFEKLLSEKGIANDTLVILYGGNNNWFASYAYWYFKLYGHENVKLLDGGRKKWELDARELVDGTDVPERARTAYKAKPQNTAIRAFRDDVVKAIGAQNLVDVRSPDEFSGKLLAPAHLPQEQSQRPGHVPSAKNIPWSKNANDDGTFRSDEELKALYADEDVDLGKDTIAYCRIGERSALTWFVLHELLGVENVKNYDGSWTEYGSLVGVPIELGSGK; encoded by the coding sequence ATGAGCCGCAGCGACGTACTGGTCGATGCCGACTGGGTCCAGGAACACCTGGACGACCCGAACATCGCCCTCGTCGAGGTGGACGAAGACACGTCCGCCTACGAGAAGAACCACATCAAGAACGCGATCCGCATCGACTGGACCAAGGACCTCCAGGACCCGGTCCGCCGTGACTTCGTCGACCAGGAGGGCTTCGAGAAGCTCCTGTCGGAGAAGGGCATCGCCAACGACACCCTGGTGATCCTCTACGGCGGCAACAACAACTGGTTCGCCTCCTACGCGTACTGGTACTTCAAGCTCTACGGCCACGAGAACGTCAAGCTGCTCGACGGCGGCCGCAAGAAGTGGGAGCTGGACGCCCGCGAGCTGGTCGACGGCACCGACGTGCCCGAGCGCGCGAGGACCGCGTACAAGGCGAAGCCGCAGAACACCGCGATCCGCGCCTTCCGCGACGACGTGGTCAAGGCCATCGGCGCGCAGAACCTGGTCGACGTCCGCTCGCCCGACGAGTTCTCCGGCAAGCTGCTCGCCCCGGCCCACCTGCCGCAGGAGCAGTCCCAGCGTCCGGGCCACGTCCCCTCCGCAAAGAACATCCCGTGGTCCAAGAACGCCAACGACGACGGCACCTTCCGCTCGGACGAGGAGCTGAAGGCCCTCTACGCCGACGAGGACGTCGACCTGGGCAAGGACACCATCGCCTACTGCCGCATCGGTGAGCGCTCCGCGCTGACCTGGTTCGTGCTGCACGAGCTGCTGGGCGTGGAGAACGTCAAGAACTACGACGGCTCCTGGACCGAGTACGGCTCCCTGGTGGGCGTGCCGATCGAGCTGGGCTCCGGCAAGTAA